From Macrobrachium nipponense isolate FS-2020 chromosome 6, ASM1510439v2, whole genome shotgun sequence, a single genomic window includes:
- the LOC135216766 gene encoding uncharacterized protein LOC135216766 gives MAEKGAAATSSSPLDNFVNRFKIDKMSGRMMKYPYTLSAKIAQFPFNYYIKNQWVFRYYAIGLIVCAPVFSWIQKQTNSPANVELWKKKRAAEH, from the exons AGCCGCCGCCACCAGTAGCAGCCCTCTTGATAACTTCGTGAATCGCTTCAAGATAGACAAAATGAGTGGTCGTATGATGAAGTACCCTTACACCCTTAGTGCCAAGATTGCACAGTTCCCATTTAATTACTATATCAAGAATCAGTGGGTTTTCAGGTACTATGCCATCGGCTTGATTGTCTGTGCTCCTGTCTTCAGCTGGATCCAGAAGCAGA ccaatTCTCCTGCCAACGTGGAGTTGTGGAAAAAGAAGCGTGCAGCAGAACATTAA